The following coding sequences are from one Coleofasciculaceae cyanobacterium window:
- a CDS encoding Nif11-like leader peptide family RiPP precursor, with protein sequence MFNITFDYKKSKCEKSGNLIQFILAKGGTIMAKENATRIYKKVEQAHAQQERQKALGNPKAFIELAKARGYDFKVEDLEAQLSQLSDEDVAGIFNPGIGLRRHIFPK encoded by the coding sequence ATGTTTAATATAACTTTTGATTATAAAAAATCAAAGTGCGAAAAGTCCGGAAACCTTATACAATTTATCCTTGCAAAAGGAGGCACAATTATGGCTAAGGAAAATGCTACTCGAATCTATAAAAAAGTAGAACAAGCCCATGCTCAACAAGAAAGACAGAAAGCCCTTGGCAATCCAAAAGCTTTCATTGAGCTGGCTAAAGCTAGAGGCTATGACTTTAAAGTCGAAGATTTAGAGGCTCAACTCAGCCAATTGTCTGATGAGGATGTGGCAGGTATTTTCAACCCAGGTATTGGACTTAGACGACATATTTTCCCGAAATAA